Proteins encoded by one window of Salinigranum rubrum:
- a CDS encoding helix-turn-helix domain-containing protein translates to MSIELTAALEQLGEFTTELAEADIPYQLVSLTHSYDSNGLLTQRQREVITEAVERGYYDSPRGCTLVELADTFGINQSAASGVLHRAEGRIIKQFLEKPF, encoded by the coding sequence TTGTCCATCGAGCTAACTGCCGCACTGGAGCAGTTGGGTGAGTTCACCACCGAGTTAGCGGAGGCTGACATCCCGTATCAGCTCGTGTCGCTTACCCACTCATACGATTCGAACGGACTTCTGACCCAGCGGCAGCGGGAGGTCATCACCGAAGCGGTCGAACGTGGTTATTACGACAGTCCTCGCGGCTGTACGCTCGTCGAGCTTGCAGATACGTTCGGGATCAATCAATCGGCGGCAAGCGGCGTTCTGCACCGGGCAGAAGGCCGAATTATTAAACAGTTCCTTGAGAAGCCATTCTAA